A region of the Puniceicoccaceae bacterium genome:
CCATACGTCGGGTTATCCGGATCTTCCGTATTTTCCGTAAAAATGTAGATTGCATTCTCAAACCCATCATTCTGCGTGATGCGAAACTTGCCAATAAAGGGAGAGTCCAGGCGAATCACGTGATCGGGATCGATATCCACCTGCAACCAACCCAACTGCGCATGTTTAAGGATTGGCCAGTGTGCGTCATGATAAATCCCCAGTTCCGGGTGGTACTTCCAGCCATCTCCGTTGTCGATGGCCTCGGCGTCCAGCCATTGCTTTCCCTTCGCCGTCCAGTGTCCTTCCAGTCGCAGATACTCACGCGCATAGCGCTGCCCCATCTGTCGCTGCCCTTCCGAACTGAAGTGAATGGGGTCATCCTCAATGTAGGGAATGTCAACTGAGGAAACATAGGCAGCGCGAAAAAACGTCGAACCCACCCACTTCTGTCGGTCCCATACCCGCTTGCGCAATTGGTTTTTCTTGATGAGTTCTGCGTCGGTGGTGATGCCGCCCACCAGAAAGGGAAGATAGGCGTCCTGCAGATCCAGGCGGAGGTTATCAATCAGGCGCATGAGTTTGCGGTCGTAGCTATCAGCCAATACCGAGCTGCCAGTGTCCGCCTCGCCCTGATGCCAGAGGATTCCCTTCAACGTGCCGTCCTGTCGCGCACGGTTGGCGTAGTACAAGACCGTCTGGTACTGCATACCGGGTTTGGACCAGAACGCAATCGGAGTGCCCCCCACCGCAAGCGGGATGAGGCCCACCGTGATATCGGGATCTTCTGCGATCAGTTCCTTGGCAAACTGAAATCCGGGGCCGACTGCTTCGCTGTAATTGTTGGTGATCGGATCTTTGGCAACCGCCCAGCCGGAGGCATTGAGCTTGAGGATGCGCGGATCCGATTCCGTATCCATCTCACCATCCACAGACTGCCCACCTTCCATGTTGGATTGGCCCATGAGCAGAAAAATGTGAAATTTGCCAGGGTCTTCCGGAAGGGTTGCAGCTTCCCCCCATAGCACAGGTGAAATGCCCGCAACACCTGTCGCGATCCAGAACGAAATCCATGCGCGGCGCCATGCGCCGACGCGTTGCTTTTCGAATCCCATTTTCATGAAACTACCGCCTGCCATATTTCTGTTCATAGACCTCAAAATCTGTTCAAAGGTTCAATTCTGCAGCTCGCAATCCTTCCCTTCTGATCATGTGTTGCAAAAGCCCATTTGCCACTTCTGCAAAACCATTGCGTCGACTGTGAAAATTCCGCAAGCTCAAAGCTGATCATCACTCAATCCCATTTGTTTCATGCCTGCAACTATTCTGATCGTCGACGACGAACGTCACACCCGCGAAGGACTCGAGGCCGCACTCGAGGATCAATACGAAATCTATCTGGCCAGTGATGCCGATGAGGCCTTCAATCTGCTCGACTCCGAATCGTTCGATGTGGTGCTCACCGACCTGCGCATGGCGGGAAAATCGGGGATGAAGGTGATCGATCATGCCCTGAAAAAAACCTATCAGCCCGTCTGCATCATGATGACCGCCTATGGCAACATCGAAACCGCAGTCGAGGCGATGAAGCGGGGTGCGTATGATTTCATGACCAAGCCGGTCAATCTCGAGAAACTTGAGATCATGATCGCGCGGGCACTCAAATCGAAAGAACTCGAAGTGGAGAACCAAATCCTCCACGAACGTCTCGATCACAAATTCAGTCTGACGGGCATCATCGGCAACTCCCCTGCCCTGCACCAGGTGCTGGATCGCGTCAAACTGGTGGCACCCTCCCGTGCGGCCGTTTTGCTTCAGGGTGAAACCGGTACGGGAAAGGAGCTGGTTGCCCAATCCATTCACCAGAACAGTCCCCGCGCGAAAAACAACTTCATTGCAGTGCACTGCGCCGCACTTGCCAGCAATCTGCTTGAAAGCGAATTGTTTGGGCATGAAAAAGGGGCGTTCACGGGTGCAACCGAACGTCGGATGGGGAGATTTGAAGCCGCCGACGGTGGCACGCTCTTCCTTGATGAAATTGGAGAAATCGAGCCTTCCACCCAAGTCAAACTCCTACGCTTTCTCGATACCAAGACCTTCGAACGTCTCGGCAGCATCAAGCCGATCCAGGTGGACGTGAGGTTGGTCTGCGCGACGAATCGGGATCTCGAAAAAATGGCCAAGAAGGGTGAGTTCCGGGATGACCTGCTCTATCGTCTCAATACCGTGACCCTCAACCTGCCTCCCTTGCGGGAACGCAAGGAGGACATCCCGCTGTTGCTCAATCACTATCTCAAATCCTTCTCTGAGGAAAATGGATTCGACATGGCGCAACTTACCCCAGAGGCACTTCAAATCCTGCAAAACTACCGTTGGCCAGGCAACATCCGCGAGCTGCGCAATGTCTGCGAAAACCTCGTGGTGCTCAACCCTGGACGCGTGATCGGAGAATACGATTTGGACAGTCGATTCCACTCGGATACTGGCAATACCGTATCGACGACCCCACTTCCGGCACCCGGACTCTCCGTCGAAGCCAATGAAAAACGGTTGCTGCACAACGCTCTGGTGCAAAGCAAGGGCAACCGCACGCAGGCGGCCAAGCTGCTGGGCATCAGCCGACGCACCCTGCACCGCAAGCTGCTTCAATGGCCGGACCTCGATACCCATTCCCGTGCATCAAAATCGGAAGCGCAGGAATGACCCGGATTCGCATTGCTTTCGATTTTCATGTTTTTTCAAGATTTCCCATTGACTTGAAAAAAATCATTCGCTTTAAATCAATGCTTCATGACCACCGATGAGCGGGCGTAGCTCAATTGGTAGAGTACCACCTTGCCAAGGTGGATGTTGACGGTTCGAACCCGTTCGCCCGCTCCAATTTTCAAGTCCCCTTTCAATGGGGATTTTTGGTGTACAGCCGCCACCACACCCGATTCAGAATGAAGTCTGGATACCTGTGGGCGAAGTTCATCAGCGCCCCATCCAGCCTCCATCCACGACGAGGATTTCCCCGTTCACATAATCGGAGGCAGCACTTGCCAGAAACACGATGGGACCTTTGAAATCTTCCGGGCGTCCCCATCTTCCAGCTGGAATGCGGGCAAGGATTTGCTCGCTGCGCACGGGATCATTGCGCAGAGCCTCAGTATTGTCTGTCGCGATATATCCGGGAGCAATGGCATTCACCTGAATTCCCCCTGCAGCCCATTCATTTGCCAGTGCTTTTGTCAGCTGTCCGATGCCACCCTTGCTCGCAGCATATCCGGGAACGGTGATTCCGCCCTGAAACGTCAGCAGTGAAGCCGTAAAAATGATTTTGCCCGAACCCCGCTTTAACATTTGACCCCCAATGGCACGGGACAGGTAAAACTGGGCGTTGAGATTCGTATCAATGACCTCCTGCCACAGCGCATCGCCATGCTCCGCAGCGGGTGCGCGCTGAATAGTACCAGCGTTGTTCACAAGGATGTCAGGGGTTCCAACCTCCTTCATCGCCTGCTCCGCGAAGCGCTTCACTGCCTCCCGGTCACGAAAATCACATTGGTATGCCCAGAAGCGTCGACCCAACGATTCCACACGCTTCCTCACTTCGCTGCTCCCGGTTTCGAGCGAAGCCGAAACCCCAATGACATCTGCTCCTGCTTCTGCAAGCGCTTCGGCCATCGCAAGACCAATTCCACGTTTGCATCCCGTGACGAGCGCAAGTTTACCCTCCAGTGAAAACAGTTCGTTTTTCATCATGATATCCCAGTTTCGAGCTTACCGAAGCGTGCGGATCGGCGCGGGATCCATGTCGTCGAATCGCTGGTTTTCTCCCCCCATTGCCCAGACGAAAGTATAGTTGGCAGTCCCACAACCCGAATGGATACTCCACGCTGGAGACAACACAGCATCGCAGTTGGCCACACAAAGATGACGAGTCTGCTGAGGATCACCCATGAAGTGAAATACTGCATTGTCCTCGGGAATGCCAAAGTACAGGTAAACCTCACTGCGGCGGGTGTGCGTGTGCGGCGGCATGGTGTTCCATACGCTTCCCGGTTTCAGCTCGGTGAACCCCATGACCAGCTGGCAACTCTGGATGCCGTTCTCATGAATGTACTGATAGATGACACGCTCATTCGCTGTTTCAGAAGAGCCAAGATGCACCTGATTCGCATCCTTGAGGGTTGCCTTTCGAGTTGGATAGCACTGATGCGCCGGATAACTGATCAGGTAAAACCTTGCGGCTTTCCCCGGAGCGTTTGCAAAAGAGATCGATTCACTGCCCCGGCCAATGTAGAGACACTCGCGGTTCTCCAGAGGAAACACTTCGCCGTCCACCACAACCTGTCCCGCCTCACCAATGTTCAAGACGCCAAGCTCGCGACGCTCGCAAAATGTTGCGGACCGTAATTCCTCGGCAGCGTCCAGCGTGAGTTCACTTTTCCCCGGACAAGCTGCACCGACAATGACGCGATCGATGTCACAGTAGTTCAACGTCAAGGAACCCGTTTGGAAAAGATCCTGCAGTAGAAAACGCGAGCGCAGTTCATCGGTGTTCATGCGCTGATATTCGTTCATGGAAGCGACGGCGTGAATGTTCATCATGTGGGTAAGGTTCAGTAAATCAAAGCGGCTTATACCAAGCCAAGAACGCTGCAGCATAACCCATCCGAGAAACTCAGGTCAACGGAATTCCAAACTTGACGTATTGTTTCATATTTGGAATTTAATAAGGATGCCAGATTACACCATACCCAATCTGAAAAATGCCTGTCGCATCCTGGATTGCCTCGGGCAGTGCAAGGATGCCATGAGCAATGCTGAGCTGGCGAACCAACTTGATATTCCCCGCAGTACGGTATTGCGCATCCTCTGTACCCTTGAGGCACAGCGCTTTGTGCGACGCATCGGAAAACGTTACCTCTTGGGCATGGCACTCATTCCTCTCGGAACCGCTGCAGGTGGACAGCACTCACTGCTCGAAGAATGCCAGCCACTCCTGGCGTCCATCACCCAGGATTCTGAAGAGACCAGCCACCTGGTGACACTGGTCAATGACAAAGCCCTCATTCTGCAGGTCTGTGCCAGTCCGCACCCCATGAGCGCCCACTCCAGGAAGGGCACGCTTGCCGACTTGCACTGCTCAGCCTCAGGAAAAGTACTGCTGGCCTATCTTCCGGAAGCGGAACGAGAAGCTTGTCTTGCCCGAATTCCGCTGCATGCACGTACACCGCATACCCTGACGCGGGCACGTGATCTGAAGAAGGAACTACAGGAGGTGCGACATCAAGGGTATGCCATCGACGAACAGGAATATCACCTTGGTGTTCGCTGCATGGCAACTCCGGTATTTTCAACAGATGGAAGCGTCTGTCACGCCATCGGAATCACTGCATCCATTTACCGTTTCACAGAGGATCGCATCCCCACCATGCTCAACCTGCTCCAAAATGCGTCCCGGGAGCTTAGCATTGCCGCATCCCTCGGGCTATCAACCGAATAGTCATGAGCATCATCGTTTTCGTACTTCACTGATCCCCTCAGTGCCCTGTATGATAATGCTATGGATCTGATTCAGAACTACGGACAGTCACTGCTTTCGCTCACGGCGGAAATGGCTCCATACCTCCTGCTTGGATTCCTCACCGCAGGCATCACACATGCATTTTTTCCAAAGGACTTCATCAAACGCCATCTGGGTGGCAGTGGCCTCATGCAGAGCCTCAAGGCCTCCCTCATTGGTGTCCCACTGCCAGTCTGTTCCTGCGGAGTTATCCCTCTTGCCAAGGAGTTGAAAAAGAACGGTGCCAGCAACGCAGGAGTCGCATCCTTTCTCACCTCCACCCCACAAACCGGTGTTGACAGCATCGTCGCTACCGCCGGGTTGATTGGACTTCCCTTCGCCGTGATTCGCGTGATCGTGGCATTTGTTTCGGGAATTCTCACGGGTACGATCATTGGTTTGCTGGATCGCCAACCCACGAAACATCAGCCCGTTACCGAGTCGTCAAACGCAACTGCCCGCTCCAGCCGCTCCCTCAAGGCCATCCTCTCCTACGCTCTCATCGAACTGCCATCCGATATCCGTCGCTCGCTCACAACGGGTCTGCTCATTGCTGCGCTCATCACCCTGCTGCTCCCGGATGTTTCCAGCTTCACAAGCGATCAACCGAGATGGTTGACCTACCTTGGAATTTCCGCACTCGCGATTCCTCTCTATGTCTGCTCAACCGGCTCCATCCCCATCGCCATCGCACTGATCGCCTCTGGACTCACCCCTGGTGCGGCACTGCTTTTTCTGGTAGCAGGACCCGCAACAAGCATTGTTACCGTCATTACCATGATCAGCATCATCGGATGGAAAAATTCGATCTTCTTTCTGATTTCGCTCAACGCCATGGCCTGGGGTGCCGCATTTATCGTCGATTCAAACTGGTTCGGCATCGAACTCGCAACTTCCCTATCACACATACACGACCACGGAATCACACCCTTCCAATGGATTTGCATCGCCGTCTTTCTCACATCCATGCTCGCCGACCCTCTGCTGCGAACCTATCGAAAGATTCAGCGCTCGCGAGTCGCGGTTTCAGAATCCGATAACTGGCAATCTGTTGAACTTGAGATCGAGGGAATGAGTTGTTCCAAATGTGCTGCAAAGGTAACTGGTATCCTCGAGTCATCGCATCACCATCGCAACATTCAGGTCGATCTGGAACAAAAACGGGTAAGCCTTGAAGCCACCCGTATCGAGAGCGATCAAATCCGAACCAAGCTCGAAGCAGCCGGATATCAGTTGCTTGACATTCGCTAATCCCAAAGTGATCCCAGGCGGTATTCGCAAAACGAAGCCCTCGTCAGATGATCGGAATTTTGGAAGGATGCGCTTGCACGCAACCTTTCTTCTCCAGTAGCGTCTCCGCTTTGCATGTATCACCCAGGCCCACTCCACTATGCCATCACATCCCATCGTTCAGCTAAATCGATTTGAGTTTCGACGCATTCGGGCGGGACATCCCTGGGTGTATGAACGCTCCATTGCTTCCATTCCGGATGAACTGCAAGACGGCACACTGGTATCGGTGCAAGGCCCGAGGCAGGAGCAACTCGGCACTGCCATCTACAATGCTTCATCCAAGATTCGTCTCCGCATCGTGGATCCTCGGATCGACATTGCGCTCGATTCTGCATTTTTTGCAGAGCGCCTTTCACGTGCGCTCGAATACCGCAGGCAACTATTACCACGCCGCACGTGCTTTCGACTCATCAGTGCAGAAAGCGACGGACTCAGCGGTCTGATTATCGACTGCTATGAGGCCGCAACCCTTTTCCAGATCACTTCCGTCGGAATTGAACGCCACAAGGACGCACTGATCTCCGCCATTCACGACGTGCTCAAACCTGCCATTCTGATCGAGCGAAACGATGTTCCCAATCGAAAGTGGGAGGGGTTGACCCAGATTCGAAAGATTCATTGTGACGGCGGGAGCAGCGAAGCCGAGCTGCGCGATTACCCCATACAGCTTGAGGGAACGCGATATCAGCTCAACCTGATCGAAGGAAACAAAACGGGGCTGTATCTTGATCAGATTGACAACCATCAGCGACTGCGCGCCTTGCTTGCCGCCTACCCGGCTCCGCGCGTGCTTGACTGCTTTTCCTACATCGGTGGATTTTCACTCGCTGCGGCAATGGCAGATCCACAGGCGAAGGTCATCGGCATCGATCAAAGCGCAGAATGCATTGACAAGGCACGGCACAATGCCGCGCTCAATGAGGTGGAATCCCAAACCGAGTTCATTCAGTCCAATGTTTTTGAATGGTTGCGCACCCAGTCCGAGTCTGACTCTGCCCTCGGCTCATTTGATTGCATCATTCTCGACCCACCCTCCTTTACCAAAAACCGGCACACCATCGACGGAGCCATTCGTGGGTACAAGGAATTGCATGTGCGGGCGTTGAAGCTGCTTCGCAGCGGAGGATTGCTGCTCACCTACAGCTGTTCGCATCACATCAGCGAAGACCTTCTGCGAAGCATCGCCTTTGAAGCTGCGCTCGATACGCATACTCATCTTGTTGAGCTGGAGTCACAACGCCAGTCCCTCGACCACCCTGTCGTTCCACACATACCTGAATCTTATTATTTGAAAGGATTCGTGTATCGCAAACAATAGCACATACCGATGTCTCTGAAACCCATTTTCCGAACCATTCATGGCTGGAACGTCCTGTTCCAACCCAAACCGTCAGCCCAAACCGTCAACATTCGGGCCGTTGTTCACGCAGGCAGCGCGCATGAATCGGATCCACGTCACTACGGAGTCGCCCATTTTCTGGAACACATGTTCTTTAAAGGAACCCACCAGCGCAGCTACTCCGAAATCAACCGCCAATTTGCCCAACTTGGCGATGTCAATGCCTACACGACGCTGGAGCGCACGGTCTTCTACCTCACGACATTGCCCGAAAAAATCGATACGGCACTCGAACTGTTTCTGGAACTCTTTTTTGATGCCAAAATGCCACCAGAGGAATTCGAAAAAGAACGGGGCGTCATTCTGGAGGAATTCCAATCTTCCGAAGACAATCCGATCTCATGGGGAGTGAAGAAAATCAACTGGGACACGTGGGGGGACAGTTTGCATCCAACGATCGGAACCCGGGAATCAATTGAGTCCATGCAAATCGACGATCTCGTCGCATTCAAACAGCGCTACTACCACCCAGCCCGCACCCTGTTTGTCATTACGGGCGACGTCGATCCTTCGCTGCTGTGGTCTTCACTGGAAACCCACATCCGTCCTGCAAACGTGCAAGTCGCGGATGAGAAGCTCTACCAACCTTCCGTGCACTTCCAGACTCAACCTTTCCAGCTTGAGAATCCCAACTCCAAACAATCCCTGCTGTTCATGGTATTTCCTACTGTGAACGAAGCGACATGTCGCTCCCTGCGGTTCCTGCCCGAGCTGGTTGTGAACCTCATTGGTGGAGGCATGCATTCCATTCTCTTTGAATCCATCCGCGAGCGCCTGGGACTTTGTTATGCAGTGGGCATGCAATACATGACTCCCTGTTCTGAAGGATACCACTCCGTCTACGCATTGCTCGATGCAGCCAACGTCAAGACTGCCTACCATGCGGTGCTGGAGGAGTTTTCGAAGTTGGAAAACGGCATCGATCCGGAGCTTTTCGAAACCGCCAAATCCAACCTCCTGTTTGGGCGTTCGCGGTCTGCCGAAACCGCATCCGGTGTAGGTGCCCAAGCCGACGGGTATTTTGAGAATGGCAACCAGTTGATCGCATTCGATGAATATCGCGCAGGTATTCAGTCGTGCACGATTTCCGAAGTTCAGCAATTCATCAGAACCTACCTGACCCAACCCAAAACCGCAGTTGTGAATGCTCAACTCCCCGTGTGAGGCGTTCTGTTTCGACGTCGTTCCACCCCCTCCTTGACTAACGTTTCAGAGGAAAACACAAGGGACTCAAGGTAGCTGCACAACTCATCGATTTGAAAAGCGGTAACCCAACGTCTTACGCGTTGTTCAAATCGGGTTTCCTGGGCGTGGTCGTCGACCCACGAGCGCAACCTGCGGTCAAACTCCCGCATGTCTCCCATCTGTGCTGCCCGAAGCATCTGGAGCAGCGTTTCGTGGTCCGGTTTTTCATCAGAAACCGCATCGGGCAGCTGTTGCTCTGCAACAGCGGGACTGGATGTTGATTCCTCTGCGCCGATTCGCTCAAACACATCGGCACAGGCTTCGGCCAGCGCTTGCTTGAGCTTGCCAAACTCGATGGGAATCTCCACTGGAATCACAAGCATGTCCTTCTGTTGAAGGCACTTCAGCATGGTTTCACAAGCGCCCTCATTGCAATCCAGATACAACAACACGGTCACTCGACCTGTTGCCATGCCCGCCCATTTCATGAGTTCCTTCGCATTATCGCTCATCAGTTCTTCAGCTGAAGCTCCAACAAACCAGTTCTCATGCCGACTCGGTTCGATCTCAAACAAAGAGGTTTCGAT
Encoded here:
- a CDS encoding sialate O-acetylesterase, with amino-acid sequence MKMGFEKQRVGAWRRAWISFWIATGVAGISPVLWGEAATLPEDPGKFHIFLLMGQSNMEGGQSVDGEMDTESDPRILKLNASGWAVAKDPITNNYSEAVGPGFQFAKELIAEDPDITVGLIPLAVGGTPIAFWSKPGMQYQTVLYYANRARQDGTLKGILWHQGEADTGSSVLADSYDRKLMRLIDNLRLDLQDAYLPFLVGGITTDAELIKKNQLRKRVWDRQKWVGSTFFRAAYVSSVDIPYIEDDPIHFSSEGQRQMGQRYAREYLRLEGHWTAKGKQWLDAEAIDNGDGWKYHPELGIYHDAHWPILKHAQLGWLQVDIDPDHVIRLDSPFIGKFRITQNDGFENAIYIFTENTEDPDNPTYGIPYYVSLLREPGDALAFYDHSINAYLDRLPGMTVVQDAWDLNSLVEAEFYQTQVAAQELRNQIAAVDSDSFYWSNMRRLVDEVVYHRNYTNTIGWEGYHFARQNAIPFRQFWMDKFFERLFFIDDYVVQAQHEFQAATDVLLTR
- a CDS encoding sigma-54 dependent transcriptional regulator, which codes for MPATILIVDDERHTREGLEAALEDQYEIYLASDADEAFNLLDSESFDVVLTDLRMAGKSGMKVIDHALKKTYQPVCIMMTAYGNIETAVEAMKRGAYDFMTKPVNLEKLEIMIARALKSKELEVENQILHERLDHKFSLTGIIGNSPALHQVLDRVKLVAPSRAAVLLQGETGTGKELVAQSIHQNSPRAKNNFIAVHCAALASNLLESELFGHEKGAFTGATERRMGRFEAADGGTLFLDEIGEIEPSTQVKLLRFLDTKTFERLGSIKPIQVDVRLVCATNRDLEKMAKKGEFRDDLLYRLNTVTLNLPPLRERKEDIPLLLNHYLKSFSEENGFDMAQLTPEALQILQNYRWPGNIRELRNVCENLVVLNPGRVIGEYDLDSRFHSDTGNTVSTTPLPAPGLSVEANEKRLLHNALVQSKGNRTQAAKLLGISRRTLHRKLLQWPDLDTHSRASKSEAQE
- a CDS encoding SDR family oxidoreductase, which encodes MMKNELFSLEGKLALVTGCKRGIGLAMAEALAEAGADVIGVSASLETGSSEVRKRVESLGRRFWAYQCDFRDREAVKRFAEQAMKEVGTPDILVNNAGTIQRAPAAEHGDALWQEVIDTNLNAQFYLSRAIGGQMLKRGSGKIIFTASLLTFQGGITVPGYAASKGGIGQLTKALANEWAAGGIQVNAIAPGYIATDNTEALRNDPVRSEQILARIPAGRWGRPEDFKGPIVFLASAASDYVNGEILVVDGGWMGR
- the kduI gene encoding 5-dehydro-4-deoxy-D-glucuronate isomerase; the encoded protein is MMNIHAVASMNEYQRMNTDELRSRFLLQDLFQTGSLTLNYCDIDRVIVGAACPGKSELTLDAAEELRSATFCERRELGVLNIGEAGQVVVDGEVFPLENRECLYIGRGSESISFANAPGKAARFYLISYPAHQCYPTRKATLKDANQVHLGSSETANERVIYQYIHENGIQSCQLVMGFTELKPGSVWNTMPPHTHTRRSEVYLYFGIPEDNAVFHFMGDPQQTRHLCVANCDAVLSPAWSIHSGCGTANYTFVWAMGGENQRFDDMDPAPIRTLR
- a CDS encoding IclR family transcriptional regulator; this translates as MPDYTIPNLKNACRILDCLGQCKDAMSNAELANQLDIPRSTVLRILCTLEAQRFVRRIGKRYLLGMALIPLGTAAGGQHSLLEECQPLLASITQDSEETSHLVTLVNDKALILQVCASPHPMSAHSRKGTLADLHCSASGKVLLAYLPEAEREACLARIPLHARTPHTLTRARDLKKELQEVRHQGYAIDEQEYHLGVRCMATPVFSTDGSVCHAIGITASIYRFTEDRIPTMLNLLQNASRELSIAASLGLSTE
- a CDS encoding permease, whose protein sequence is MDLIQNYGQSLLSLTAEMAPYLLLGFLTAGITHAFFPKDFIKRHLGGSGLMQSLKASLIGVPLPVCSCGVIPLAKELKKNGASNAGVASFLTSTPQTGVDSIVATAGLIGLPFAVIRVIVAFVSGILTGTIIGLLDRQPTKHQPVTESSNATARSSRSLKAILSYALIELPSDIRRSLTTGLLIAALITLLLPDVSSFTSDQPRWLTYLGISALAIPLYVCSTGSIPIAIALIASGLTPGAALLFLVAGPATSIVTVITMISIIGWKNSIFFLISLNAMAWGAAFIVDSNWFGIELATSLSHIHDHGITPFQWICIAVFLTSMLADPLLRTYRKIQRSRVAVSESDNWQSVELEIEGMSCSKCAAKVTGILESSHHHRNIQVDLEQKRVSLEATRIESDQIRTKLEAAGYQLLDIR
- a CDS encoding class I SAM-dependent rRNA methyltransferase; translated protein: MPSHPIVQLNRFEFRRIRAGHPWVYERSIASIPDELQDGTLVSVQGPRQEQLGTAIYNASSKIRLRIVDPRIDIALDSAFFAERLSRALEYRRQLLPRRTCFRLISAESDGLSGLIIDCYEAATLFQITSVGIERHKDALISAIHDVLKPAILIERNDVPNRKWEGLTQIRKIHCDGGSSEAELRDYPIQLEGTRYQLNLIEGNKTGLYLDQIDNHQRLRALLAAYPAPRVLDCFSYIGGFSLAAAMADPQAKVIGIDQSAECIDKARHNAALNEVESQTEFIQSNVFEWLRTQSESDSALGSFDCIILDPPSFTKNRHTIDGAIRGYKELHVRALKLLRSGGLLLTYSCSHHISEDLLRSIAFEAALDTHTHLVELESQRQSLDHPVVPHIPESYYLKGFVYRKQ
- a CDS encoding pitrilysin family protein, which produces MSLKPIFRTIHGWNVLFQPKPSAQTVNIRAVVHAGSAHESDPRHYGVAHFLEHMFFKGTHQRSYSEINRQFAQLGDVNAYTTLERTVFYLTTLPEKIDTALELFLELFFDAKMPPEEFEKERGVILEEFQSSEDNPISWGVKKINWDTWGDSLHPTIGTRESIESMQIDDLVAFKQRYYHPARTLFVITGDVDPSLLWSSLETHIRPANVQVADEKLYQPSVHFQTQPFQLENPNSKQSLLFMVFPTVNEATCRSLRFLPELVVNLIGGGMHSILFESIRERLGLCYAVGMQYMTPCSEGYHSVYALLDAANVKTAYHAVLEEFSKLENGIDPELFETAKSNLLFGRSRSAETASGVGAQADGYFENGNQLIAFDEYRAGIQSCTISEVQQFIRTYLTQPKTAVVNAQLPV